In Kryptolebias marmoratus isolate JLee-2015 linkage group LG11, ASM164957v2, whole genome shotgun sequence, the following proteins share a genomic window:
- the arpin gene encoding arpin — translation MSRIYHNESLQNKPVHNEKFDRVWSPSSYESGPGLLLEGKLLDVSRHSICDVKAQKVRFYVLFIKPGRIHQRKFDASGKEVEPNFSDTKKVNTGFLMSSYKVEAKGESDRLTEEQLSAMINKSELVKITDKHRPSGTWAFWYPESEMDKMELETGQEVRLKTRGNSPFIFSLAKVDSATVTKCNFAGDEKTGASWTDKIMSKKVDASESQKPGGGGGGGGGGEGAEEDEWDD, via the exons atGAGCAGAATTTATCACAACGAGTCTTTACAGAACAAACCGGTACACAATGAGAAGTTTGACCGTGTTTGGTCCCCCTCCTCGTATGAAAG tggACCTGGGCTTCTTCTAGAAGGAAAACTCCTGGATGTTTCCAGACATTCAATCTGTGATGTCAAGGCTCAAAAG GTCCGTTTCTACGTGCTGTTCATCAAACCCGGTCGCATCCATCAGAGGAAGTTTGATGCCAGTGGGAAAGAGGTCGAGCCAAACTTCAGTGACACCAAAAAGGTCAACACTGGTTTCCTCATGTCCTCCTACA AGGTGGAAGCCAAGGGCGAGTCGGACCGTCTGACTGAAGAGCAGCTTTCAGCCATGATTAACAAATCTGAGCTGGTTAAGATCACCGACAAGCACCGACCCTCCGGGACCTGGGCCTTCTGGTACCCAGAGTCAGAGATGGACAAAATGGAGCTGGAAACGGGACAGGAAGTCCGGCTGAAGACCAGAGGAAACAGTCCTTTCATTT TTTCTTTAGCCAAAGTGGACAGTGCAACGGTGACAAAGTGTAACTTTGCTGGCGATGAAAAGACTGGAGCCTCGTGGACGGACAAGATAATGTCCAAAAAGGTGGACGCCAGCGAATCTCAGaagcctggaggaggaggaggaggaggaggaggaggagagggagcggaggaggatgaatgg GATGATTGA
- the ldhd gene encoding probable D-lactate dehydrogenase, mitochondrial has product MLLGRSPCLRLLSLRRCLLQCRSVSSENTAKAAVDKVLSAFRSICGEDGVSLGEAVREQHGKDESVHKCRPPDVVVFPRCVEEVSALAKVCHDHSIPIIPFGTGTGLEGGVGAVKGGVCFSLRNMDQILDLHPEDFDVTVEPGVTRKALNAYLRDTGLWFPVDPGADASLCGMAATSASGTNAVRYGTMRENVMNLEVVLSDGIVIHTAGKGRRPRKTSAGYNLTNLFVGSEGTLGIITKTTLRLYGIPEAMVSAVCSFPSVQAAVDSTVQILQAGVPIARIEFLDDVMIDACNRFSSLSYPVTPTLFLEFHGSERSLEEQVATAEEITQSNEGSDFQWARDTETRNCLWKARHDAWYAAQALRPGCKAYSTDVCVPLSRLPQIIVETKKDLIENRLTGPIAGHVGDGNFHCLMVVDPSDPDELHRVHLFTERLARRALAMDGTCTGEHGVGLGKRVLLREEVGPLAIQVMQGLKDSLDPKNLMNPGKILLQGEL; this is encoded by the exons ATGTTGCTCGGCCGGAGTCCGTGTCTCAGGCTGCTGTCTCTCCGGCGTTGTCTCCTTCAGTGTCGCAGCGTTAGTTCAGAAAACACCGCGAAG GCTGCTGTGGACAAGGTTCTCTCTGCCTTCAGGTCCATCTGTGGTGAGGACGGAGTTTCGTTGGGTGAAGCCGTCAGAGAACAACACGGCAAAGATGAGTCTGTTCACAA ATGTCGTCCCCCAGATGTGGTGGTGTTTCCTCGCTGTGTTGAGGAAGTCAGCGCTCTGGCCAAGGTCTGCCATGACCACAGCATTCCCATCATCCCGTTTGGCACGGGGACCGGCTTGGAGGGAGGGGTCGGTGCTGTGAAG GGTGGTGTGTGCTTCAGTTTAAGGAACATGGACCAGATCCTGGACCTTCACCCAGAGGACTTTGATGTGACGGTGGAGCCCGGTGTGACTCGGAAAGCCCTCAATGCGTACCTGCGTGACACCGGCCTCTGGTTCCCTGTGG ATCCCGGCGCTGATGCTTCTCTGTGTGGCATGGCTGCCACCAGCGCCTCTGGTACTAATGCAGTTCGTTATGGGACTATGAGGGAAAACGTTATGAACCTAGAGGTGGTTTTGTCCGATGGAATCGTTATACACACAGCTGGGAAGGGCCGACGCCCCAG aaAAACGTCAGCCGGCTACAACCTGACGAACCTGTTCGTAGGTTCTGAGGGCACCCTGGGGATCATCACCAAAACGACGTTACGCCTGTATGGCATCCCGGAGGCCATGGTGTCGGCTGTCTGCTCCTTCCCCTCCGTCCAGGCTGCTGTCGACAGCACCGTGCAGATTCTCCAAGCTGGGGTCCCCATCGCTCGCATCG AGTTTCTGGATGATGTGATGATAGACGCCTGTAACAGGTTCAGCTCCCTGTCCTACCCCGTGACCCCGACTCTGTTCCTGGAGTTCCACGGATCCGAACGAAGCCTCGAAGAACAAGTCGCCACAGCCG aggaAATCACTCAGAGTAACGAAGGTTCAGACTTCCAGTGGGCTCGGGATACAGAAACACGAAACTGTCTGTGGAAAGCTCGCCATGACGCCTGGTACGCTGCGCAGGCTCTCAGACCGGGCTGCAAG gCGTACTCCACAGATGTGTGTGTCCCTTTGTCTCGACTGCCTCAGATTATCGTTGAGACGAAGAAAGACCTGATTGAGAACCGTCTGACTG gTCCCATCGCCGGTCATGTGGGTGACGGTAACTTCCACTGCCTGATGGTTGTGGATCCCAGTGACCCGGATGAGCTGCACAGAGTCCACCTGTTCACCGAGAGGCTGGCCCG GCGAGCGCTTGCCATGGACGGAACGTGCACGGGGGAGCACGGAGTGGGCTTGGGAAAGAGAGTTCTGCTGCGCGAAGAGGTGGGACCTCTGGCCATCCAGGTCATGCAGGGTCTCAAGGATTCCCTCGACCCCAAGAACCTGATGAATCCTGGGAAAATCCTGCTGCAGGGAGAGCTGTAG
- the anpepa gene encoding alanyl (membrane) aminopeptidase a, whose translation MPLKPGLSKFFAVAFVILTVSSIAGMISLIAVFKIQLAGWNATSPIPTTTTTLSPPPIMRLPRNLIPESYNIFIKVELYTRIVEVVNVTTPNQTLSFSGNSTVNFHCAEQTRHIYLHSRDLRIFNLSVTNKSMGNSISINSYTSYKDETDFLKIELINTLLAGKNYSLFLAFQGELSENLNTLYVSKYTETDRSSENETTVERFLAATNLEPTNARSLFPCFDEPDMKARFKLTVIHRRETTALSNGDGQGPFLIGGDDDEWQYTVFEESPKMSSYLFAFTVSEFTSLKTPVGDVLSIQVFARPEATAAGHTKYAFDVTKKILNFYEKHFDLKYTPKKLYQIALPDLEPLAMENWGLITYQEGALLYEEGVSSWLHKEDIVSIIAHELAHQWFGNMVTMKWWNDLWLNEGFSSYMSYFAVDSVEPTFQIKDTLIMGVLHAAFEEDALASSRPLSAPVEEIQTAFDIHGMFDAITYCKGAIVLRMLADIVGEEDFNNGIRAYLKAFNGRNAEQSDFWKFIEHAKHKKSFFNVESFMNEWTTQAGYPVVTINTTNGETYQKRFFYNSSAHSDSLWLIPIQYMTAIAPPDFHWLDRRGPVKIAKFISKKGEWILANINSTGYYRVNYNPENWHRLLTQLEADLDRIPLMNRGQLIDDAFNLARAKQVNVTLALNLTRFLRNETAYLPWESTVRNLEYFIHMFDRSEVYGPMQVYLREQVKGLYNFLKNHTDNSTVPQDHSLQHNQILAIEVACSNGLPECIAMVKEKFADWMTSNSTKTNNIHTNLRSVIYCQAVAAGGKEEWEFAWEKFLESSDTSEKDQLRKALSCTKKTWLLNRYLEYTLDPNKIRLMDVASTINYIAENAAGQALAWNFIRAHWKYVSQGDPYTLLEGVTSRFSTKFELSELMYFVTNSEPMPPGNGAIEQTQVNIKWVGENKDVILQWFKRETAEME comes from the exons ATGCCACTAAAACCCGGCTTGTCCAAGTTTTTCGCTGTCGCCTTTGTTATCCTGACGGTCTCTTCCATTGCTGGTATGATCTCCTTGATCGCAGTGTTCAAGATCCAATTGGCTGGTTGGAATGCGACATCACCTATACCCACTACAACCACCACATTGAGCCCACCACCAATCATGAGGCTGCCGAGGAACCTGATACCTGAAAGCTACAATATCTTCATCAAGGTTGAGCTCTACACCAGAATCGTGGAGGTGGTGAACGTCACGACCCCCAACCAGACGCTGAGCTTCAGTGGAAACTCCACCGTCAACTTTCACTGCGCCGAACAAACAAGGCACATCTACCTCCACAGCCGGGACCTGAGGATTTTTAACCTGAGTGTGACCAACAAATCCATGGGCAATTCAATTTCTATTAACTCTTATACGTCCTACAAAGATGAAACTGACTTCTTGAAGATTGAGTTGATCAACACTTTATTGGCAGGCAAGAACTACAGTTTGTTTCTGGCTTTCCAGGGAGAACTATCAGAAAATCTTAACACACTTTATGTCAGCAAATATACTGAAACGGACCGGTCTTCTGAGAATGAAACGACTGTCGAGAG ATTCCTTGCAGCCACAAACCTGGAGCCAACAAATGCGAGGAGCTTGTTTCCTTGCTTCGATGAACCAGACATGAAGGCTCGTTTTAAACTGACCGTCATCCACAGGCGTGAAACGACTGCTCTGTCAAACGGAGATGGTCAAg GCCCCTTTCTTAtaggtggtgatgatgatgaatggCAATACACTGTTTTTGAAGAATCTCCGAAAATGTCGAGCTACTTGTTCGCGTTCACGGTTTCAGAGTTCACATCACTCAAAACTCCTGTTGGTGACGTGTTGTCAATACAA gttttcgcCCGTCCTGAAGCCACTGCAGCAGGCCACACTAAATACGCTTTTGATGTCACCAAAAAGATCCTGAACTTCTACGAGAAGCATTTCGATCTTAAATATACTCCGAAGAAACTCT ATCAAATTGCCCTCCCAGACTTGGAGCCCCTGGCAATGGAGAACTGGGGACTGATCACGTACCAGGAAGGAGCTTTGCTCTATGAGGAAGGAGTGTCGTCATGGTTACACAAGGAAGACATCGTTTCTATCATTGCCCATGAGCTGGCACACCAG TGGTTTGGAAATATGGTGACGATGAAATGGTGGAATGACCTTTGGCTTAACGAGGGCTTTTCCTCCTACATGTCATACTTTGCGGTGGACAGTGTTGAGCCCACATTCCAGATT aaaGACACTTTAATTATGGGAGTCCTCCACGCAGCGTTCGAGGAGGACGCCCTGGCCTCATCTCGTCCTCTCAGCGCTCCAGTGGAAGAGATCCAGACAGCTTTCGATATCCACGGGATGTTTGATGCTATAACTTACTGTAAG GGGGCTATAGTGCTGAGAATGCTGGCAGACATTGTTGGAGAAGAGGATTTCAACAACGGGATCAGA gCGTACCTCAAGGCCTTCAACGGACGAAATGCAGAACAGAGCGACTTCTGGAAGTTCATAGAACAt gCTAAACATAAAAAGAGTTTCTTCAACGTTGAAAGTTTCATGAACGAATGGACCACACAAGCCGGCTATCCTGTCGTCACCATCAACACCACCAACGGAGAAACCTACCAGAAGCGTTTCTTCTACAACAGCTCTGCCCATTCAGA TTCTTTGTGGCTCATTCCCATCCAATACATGACAGCCATCGCTCCTCCTGATTTTCACTGGCTGGATCGCCGTGGTCCAG TGAAGATAGCAAAATTCATTTCTAAGAAAGGGGAGTGGATCCTGGCTAACATCAACTCCACTGGATACTACCGGGTCAATTACAACCCAGAGAACTGGCATCGCCTCCTGACTCAGCTGGAAGCAGACTTAGAC CGTATCCCACTGATGAACAGAGGGCAGCTCATTGATGACGCCTTTAACTTGGCGAG AGCCAAACAGGTCAACGTGACTCTGGCTCTGAATTTAACTCGTTTCCTCCGTAACGAGACAGCGTACCTCCCCTGGGAGTCAACTGTCAGGAATCTGGAGTACTTCATCCACATGTTTGACCGCTCGGAGGTGTACGGACCCATGCAG gtgTACCTCCGGGAACAGGTGAAAGGACTTTATAACTTCTTGAAGAACCACACAGACAACTCGACGGTCCCACAGGATCACTCCTTGCA GCACAACCAGATCCTCGCCATAGAGGTGGCCTGTTCCAATGGACTCCCAGAATGCATTGCTATGGTGAAGGAGAAGTTTGCTGACTGGATGACAAGCAACAGCACCAAAACCAACAA CATCCACACCAATCTGCGCTCCGTGATTTACTGCCAAGCTGTGGCTGCTGGAGGGAAGGAAGAGTGGGAGTTCGCCTGGGAGAAGTTCTTAGAGTCCAGTGACACCTCCGAGAAAGATCAGCTCCGAAAAGCTCTGTCCTGCACGAAGAAGACCTGGCTGCTCAACAG ATACCTGGAGTACACTTTGGACCCCAATAAGATTCGTCTCATGGATGTTGCTTCTACCATTAACTACATAGCTGAAAATGCTGCTGGACAAGCTCTGGCCTGGAACTTCATCAGGGCACACTGGAAATACGTCAGTCAGGG TGATCCATACACCCTTTTAGAGGGAGTAACCAGCAGGTTTTCCACAAAGTTTGAACTCAGTGag CTGATGTATTTTGTGACGAACTCGGAGCCTATGCCGCCCGGGAACGGGGCCATCGAGCAAACCCAAGTCAACATCAAGTGGGTCGGCGAGAACAAGGACGTCATCCTGCAGTGGTTTAAAAGAGAAACCGCTGAAATGGAGTGA
- the fam169b gene encoding protein FAM169B isoform X2 encodes MYPVDLPPVEDTELMSASELYLSSLNATPCNNKWFESSQTSKVAITTANIRPLRLFEDNHPACEVLALHPPEDPSQVVALYLHDKWWRLDNVLRTSSKSRSGLVSAQSIIERLIVFLLSQVAERPSPPEQVLFSLHPRSESCKVLWTDNQAVGFYTVKHKVVRRFLQQHEEQRERLYEVEAPGGWTQRRNIWLNIQLGRYSSKQQECAEDSAPFSTCNMNTPLVAASAELHMNRCDVNHGERSPSSEISETGCFSAAHYDGPDLRSHNRPRIREWPRRRRMKSKIVSSRKHSGENSVETEKWPKRARRTKVNL; translated from the exons ATGTATCCTGTTGACCTGCCACCTGTGGAGGACACCGAGCTTATGTCAGCATCTGAACTTTACCTGTCGTCCCTGAACGCAACACCGTGCAATAACAAGTGGTTTGAGTCATCCCAAACCTCAAAG GTTGCCATAACAACAGCCAATATAAGACCGCTGCGGCTCTTCGAGGATAACCATCCTGCCTGCGAGGTGCTGGCGCTTCATCCTCCAGAAGATCCATCACAAG TCGTGGCGTTGTACCTGCACGACAAATGGTGGCGTTTGGACAATGTGTTGCGAACGTCCAGTAAATCCAGAAGTGGCTTGGTGTCT GCGCAGTCGATTATAGAGAGGCTGATCGTGTTCCTGCTCAGTCAGGTTGCGGAGAGGCCTTCTCCACCTGAGCAGGTGTTGTTCTCCCTGCACCCCCGCTCAGAGAGCTGCAAAGTGCTGTGGACGGACAACCAGGCGGTGGGCTTTTACACCGTCAAACACAAAG TGGTCAGGAGGTTCCTGCAGCAGCACGAGGAGCAGCGGGAGCGTCTGTATGAGGTGGAGGCTCCGGGAGGATGGACTCAGCGCCGCAACATCTGGCTCAACATCCAGCTGGGTCGCTACTCATCCAAGCAGCAG GAATGTGCGGAGGACTCGGCTCCTTTCAGCACCTGTAACATGAACACTCCCCTGGTGGCGGCCTCTGCTGAGCTACACATGAACCGCTGTGACGTGAACCACGGAGAGCGCTCCCCGAGCAGCGAGATCTCTGAGACAGGATGTTTTTCTGCCGCCCACTATGATGGGCCGGATTTAAGATCTCACAACAGGCCACGAATCAGAGAATGGCCACGAAGGAGGAGAATGAAATCTAAGATTGTTTCATCAAGAAAACACAGCGGAGAGAATTCAGTGGAAACGGAGAAATGGCCCAAGAGAGCCAGAAGAACAAAAGTCAACTTGTGA
- the fam169b gene encoding protein FAM169B isoform X1, producing MYPVDLPPVEDTELMSASELYLSSLNATPCNNKWFESSQTSKVAITTANIRPLRLFEDNHPACEVLALHPPEDPSQVVALYLHDKWWRLDNVLRTSSKSRSGLVSAQSIIERLIVFLLSQVAERPSPPEQVLFSLHPRSESCKVLWTDNQAVGFYTVKHKGSLCDGWSSCCYLLPVLDTLLVRRSCRRRGFGLQILEDFCSSFSSEEFLGLSSPLSPSMAAVVRRFLQQHEEQRERLYEVEAPGGWTQRRNIWLNIQLGRYSSKQQECAEDSAPFSTCNMNTPLVAASAELHMNRCDVNHGERSPSSEISETGCFSAAHYDGPDLRSHNRPRIREWPRRRRMKSKIVSSRKHSGENSVETEKWPKRARRTKVNL from the exons ATGTATCCTGTTGACCTGCCACCTGTGGAGGACACCGAGCTTATGTCAGCATCTGAACTTTACCTGTCGTCCCTGAACGCAACACCGTGCAATAACAAGTGGTTTGAGTCATCCCAAACCTCAAAG GTTGCCATAACAACAGCCAATATAAGACCGCTGCGGCTCTTCGAGGATAACCATCCTGCCTGCGAGGTGCTGGCGCTTCATCCTCCAGAAGATCCATCACAAG TCGTGGCGTTGTACCTGCACGACAAATGGTGGCGTTTGGACAATGTGTTGCGAACGTCCAGTAAATCCAGAAGTGGCTTGGTGTCT GCGCAGTCGATTATAGAGAGGCTGATCGTGTTCCTGCTCAGTCAGGTTGCGGAGAGGCCTTCTCCACCTGAGCAGGTGTTGTTCTCCCTGCACCCCCGCTCAGAGAGCTGCAAAGTGCTGTGGACGGACAACCAGGCGGTGGGCTTTTACACCGTCAAACACAAAG GCAGCCTGTGTGACGgctggagcagctgctgctacCTGCTGCCCGTCCTGGACACGCTGCTGgtgaggaggagctgcaggaggagaggcTTCGGCCTGCAGATTCTGGAGGATTTCTGCTCCTCGTTCTCCTCGGAGGAGTTTCTCGGACTCAGCTCTCCGTTGTCTCCCAGCATGGCAGCAG TGGTCAGGAGGTTCCTGCAGCAGCACGAGGAGCAGCGGGAGCGTCTGTATGAGGTGGAGGCTCCGGGAGGATGGACTCAGCGCCGCAACATCTGGCTCAACATCCAGCTGGGTCGCTACTCATCCAAGCAGCAG GAATGTGCGGAGGACTCGGCTCCTTTCAGCACCTGTAACATGAACACTCCCCTGGTGGCGGCCTCTGCTGAGCTACACATGAACCGCTGTGACGTGAACCACGGAGAGCGCTCCCCGAGCAGCGAGATCTCTGAGACAGGATGTTTTTCTGCCGCCCACTATGATGGGCCGGATTTAAGATCTCACAACAGGCCACGAATCAGAGAATGGCCACGAAGGAGGAGAATGAAATCTAAGATTGTTTCATCAAGAAAACACAGCGGAGAGAATTCAGTGGAAACGGAGAAATGGCCCAAGAGAGCCAGAAGAACAAAAGTCAACTTGTGA